Below is a window of Humulus lupulus chromosome 2, drHumLupu1.1, whole genome shotgun sequence DNA.
CTCGCTGGTCAGATGGAGTCCTCATCCTTTCCGGCCATTTCACTTTGTCTCTGAGTCCTTTCAGTATGCCAACGACTTCGAATGGTGTGATTGAAAGATTGTATTCTGGTATCTTTGGTCCATCTCGGAGACGTGTCTCAGACGACCGATTGTACTCCCTCCTTCTGTTCTCTGATCTACTAGGATACGGGTATGGCTCGGATTTCCTGTCACTCTGCCGTCTGTCTACCCTTTAGTCTCTTCGAGTGTCTTTCCTTGGAGAATAGTGATAATAGTTAGCTTCATCCTCCTCCCATTTGATTTGTGCCTAAGCCTTGGTGAGAACATCTTCCATCGTCTTGCAAGGATACTtggtatgtaacgacccaaattcgctaataaggcttaagggccttgattagtgtgcctggagggcataatgggaattatgagtgactttaatgattaagatgcatgattatgatttaaagcatgttatatgattatttgaatatctgagatgcatgactatgtgtattagtatgcatgtaggccctgattaggttagaagggcataatcgtaattttggccattatgggcataactgtattgatatatgtgataattgtcgagacgacattattatgtggatatatctgtgatatgtgactcgagacgatcctagtgagcaaagtagcgaaaaagtcacggcggggattcatacccagctcggggtgagcttaggggtataaatgggaatttagtgagtatacggGGGTCTatcttgatattgaggaatattattggtgattagttaggtatcgggagttaagcgggaaatattcgagacactcgaggagttagcaggaattgggtaaaatgactagaatgcccttaagtggactaaagggttagaaataaaggggagggcattaaggtcatttggctttctaaatatgggaattactgagactttatgttagtgggaattgtagagaagtgtagaagtctgaaaaagaaggaaaaggaagggaaaagaaagggagaaaacagagagagttttctaggtcggtttacatttccttcatcaatttcttgaggatttctggagcaaagctcagaggagagttgggataaactaagcatcaaggattttAAGCTAAGTTTGGGGAATTGGaagaggtttagcaaggattcatcaacacttgaggtgaATTCTGTAAGTTCCTTCAGTCCTGGTTTTGGTATTTGGCAGAGATATCTAagttgtgttgatggggaattttaggaaagttggagccaagggttgaggaggaacaagccaaggaagtctagaggtaacttgaggtcgaaattccaccaaaggtataaattctaaactctaactttgatgttctactggtttctgctgagttttagtgtctagaagtggctatggtgaattttgagtttggggatgcatgtgcttgagttctaggtatttggggtgcttgggatgagtggagtatggtcataaggatgtttttgagtttgggaaagatttggaggagttttggttgaggttggttcgaggaaatcgcaggagggaaaaactggtgttggccagcctgtgactagcgctacagcgctagcctttgggcgctgtagcgctaggccaagcttgctgagggattttgcttctgtttgtagcgctgtagcgccctcccatgagcattgtagcgctaccctatcttcttaaggggattttagggttgtttgcaagggcttttgacctagggtttggggtttgattccaccaccatgtttggtggaacaaggacttcccgggggctcgggattggccccgaggctaggttttggacttgaggattgaagatgactttggcccatgattgtgtttaggtgagcactagggctcgagggggatcgtgctcaaggagtcgagggatcaaagctagtgaattggaaggtaagaaaactacacctggttatatgtttgtgatgggactaagtgctcctgatacttgtgtcgtgtcaatgatggtattacgccatgggacatgtaaaagtggcctaagagtgtcgtacataatatttgcgcacagggcgcggcttggccactggtagccgaggacagcttaagattcactgagctcggtttaagcgggccggagtcagtgggataacagagggagcagcttgagGGCGCTAGTCCTAGTTATCACTTGTgaattgatatatgatatgagatgacatgttagtgtgctgaatacttgattatactgaatgattatatggttgagattatgtgatacAGTATAAggtattgatttgtctgttggttgcttatgctctgttgttgtgttctcttgctgggccttggctcacgggtgctacgtggtgcaggtaaaggcaagggcaagttggaccaatcctgaggtggagagctgcggggttgaatgtacatagccagctcttcgaccgccatggtcgaggagtgggtcaggacagggattgcctaactgtttgtttttccttagtatgacttgttattgtatctgaaccttataacttttgtaaacgatctttaaacttataATTTTGGGACCCCGTGTAAACGAGAAATGCTTCTTAATGagaatgtggcttttgagaccaaaacattttaaccctagttcctctttagttttagtaacacgttttcgattaaatgacttgattagcaagtctagcacttaataaacacacagtgtaacggtcttggctatccagggcgttacatggtaAGTTCTTAGTCTAAGTCTGAGTCGTAGCAAAGTCCTTTGTAGAAGGCTGAGATGGCTGTGTCCTGATTACAATGGGTTATAGACACCTTCTCTTTGTTGAAGTGGCCTATGTACTCTCGTAAGGACTCACGCCATCGTTGAACTATGATGTAGAGGTTTTCTGCAGACTTTTCAAGTTTCCTGCTACTAGCAAACTGCTCAACAAAAGTGTCAGTCAATTGTGCAAAAGTAGAAATagaattattaggtaaattagtatACCACTGGAGGGTTGGTCGAATCAGACTAgaaccaaaccccttacacatgcaTGCTTCCCTCATGTCGCGTGGGATGGCAATGGTGAACATTCTCTACCTGTATTGTGCGATGTGATCATCCGGGTCAGACGTCCCGTCAAACATCTTCATATTTGGGAAGTTGAACTTCTTTGACATTTCCACTAGTGCAATGTCGTCTACGAATGGAGAGTATGCATAACAACTTGCTGCACTCTTCTTAATTGGAGCTGACATCCCAGGAATCCGTTGGATGAGCGCCTCCATCTCAGCCAACTTTCGAGCCAACTCGGGATCTTGGATTGGAAAGGAGCTTGTGGTTGCTTGGCGGACTGGCTCGCTCATGATTGGGTGATTTAATCTGATTGTTTGTTACTCTGGTATATTCTGACCAGCTCCAATGATGGTCTAGATGGCTCCAACGGTAGGCTGACTAACACTTGGAACATGCTATTGTCCGGGTCCAGTAGCTGGCTGACTAGCTCCTGGAATATGTTGTTGTCCAGCTGCACCGGCTGGCTGGCTGACTCTTGGAATCTGCTGTGATCTGGCCACAGATGAATGCCCATGTTCAGTCATGGTTACCTGTTCACCTGTATTGACAACATAATTTTGAATGTTAGACATGGTGGGTGGAGTTTGATAATTCCTTACCGAGGGTGGTGGAACTGTCTGACTCGGTCCATCACTTTAGAGATAGGGGTGAGGTCACCCAAAGGTTGCATAGGGATAAATGGGCCTCGGAAGCGGGATGGTTGAACCTCGGTGGCTTGAGAGGACATGGCCTCCATTCGTACGAGTAGGTCAGCATTCTCAGCTTCGAGCCTCCTCATTTTCTCACGTTCTTCATTCATTTGGGCAGTAAGAGCAGCGAGTTGAGCAGATAGATCGGGTGTCTCAGTCACATCTGACATGGTTCTCAAGTGAACTCCTTGATCTCTTTGTCGATCGTCTGATTGCTAGGGCCCCTTGGTGGGCGCCAAATTGTagatgtgatttcctacaattgattagacaggcaccagcaacctgtcaagaacaaagaaagagagacgagagttcaattgggagcaccggtggggtgtcagcgAAAGGGACTTCGACGCTCAAGTTAGTTAGGTTGTAACGAAAGCTTAATTGAAAGTAACAAAACTATAATGAAAATAACGATATAATGATGGATGGATGAGTAGTAGGATGGTCAGAGTGACGACAGAGATGATGGCGACATTCAACGATCGGGTCAAGTCCGGTTGGGTCAGACCAGGTTGACTGATTCAACTTGCCTGACTGGATCGCTTGGAGAGAATAGTACTTCGTTTAAGTAAGAGAGTAGAGTAGAGTAAAATGGTTATCCGATGTCCCATTCTCAACCATTGTGGGTCTTATTTATTGTCCTTCTGTTCGTTCCGTTCTCCTCCTTCCTATCTTCCCATCTGACCCGTTCTTAGTGGTTCTTCTCCGATCTTTATGGGAAAAAGAATGTATACTTTGACTGCTTCAATGTCCCTGGTTGACTGAATGCATCCGGACTCGGGTCTGGGTACCAGCTGGCTCGTTGGATGTTTTATCCAATATATGTGAGCCCATTTGCATTTGTTTGGGCCTTGTGAATTAGTCTAGCTGACTAGGCTTTAATTTGTAGACAAATTTTGTCCACTACAACATGTTTCGACCAATTTCTTGTGATTCCAAGCAATCCCCTTCGAACTGTTGAACAACTTTTAGAAACAAAATTCCCCCTAATAACTTCTATTTCCTCCCAGTAATGGACACCTTACTCCACTCTCCCCCAATGTCTTCCATTGCCAAAACAAGCAACAACAAAGGCTCAATCAAACAGTTAGACAAATTCCTTAGCAAAAGCCTTCACGTCTTAATGGTGAGACACGTCTTTCAGAACAAACTAGATTAGAGAAATCGTCTTGAAACCAACTTAGTACTCTATTGTTAagttaatataattttaatacaTCGTGTaagataaatctaaaaaaaaaaaaacttttattaattttggtgaataataattttttatctaAAGATTATTAAAACTAATGAAAagtataattttgaattaatttacaATATACAAAATATTGAAAATGATATTAGttaaataataacataaaaagTTGTGATTTAGGGTATATAATGGTATCAAATTAACATATAAATGTTGTACGATTTAAAAAGGAAAAGGTATATTCCTTATCAATATAATATATTATCTTGTTTAATGATTTTTGATGAGGTGCCCATTTCTACAACATGATATTCTTTTTCCTTTTCATTTTTTGAAATGAACAACATGATATTCCTTATTTTGCAAAGAAACTCGTCTTTttctttaaatagaaaataacctaaagaaaaGGGATATCGAGATTAGAGAGACCTTGAGCATGGAAAGGGTCATTCTAGTAAATCCACAGTGTACGCCAATCAACGACATGAAGTTTGTTGAACTCGCCAGAGCCACCGCTCGGTTATTAACCCCGATCCCCCATTTCAGTGCGTTGTGCAATTAAAATAAGAATTAGggttagggttagggttaggATCCGAATTAGGTATAAGTTTAAGGTAATTAAGCTGTGAAGAAATTCGTAGTCTTTCTTCCTCTCCACCAATGGCTACCGAAGTCCTGCCCATGCCCGCAACGGTCTGCATAAACGATGCATTGACCGACGACGAGCTCCGTTCGGTGCTGGCGAAACTGGAGAGCGAGCAGGATAAGGAGCTCTTCGGCTTGGTCTGCAAGAGATGGCTCCGCTTGCAGAGCACTGAGAGGAAGAAGCTATTCGCACGTGCTGGGCCTCACATGCTTGAGAGAATGGCCGCCAGGTTCTCTCGACTTCTAGAATTGGACCTCTCCCAGTCCGTTTCTCGGTCCTTCTACCCTGGCGTCACCGATTCCGATCTCTCTGTTATTGCTGATGGGTTTGAATGCTTGAGAGTTCTCAATTTGCAAAATTGTAAAGGTAAATAGTCTCATCATCTTGAATTCAGTACATTGTGTAAGTATCAACATTATTTGGGCATTATCTGTTTTGGGTTTATCATTCATGATTTTGGGTAATCGCTAACTTTCTAGTGTGAGATCATGATTTTATCCCATATTAGACTTGATTGAAGTATAAAGATCAACTTTTTTCATTTCCTGCATTTTTGGGCTGGAGTAGTTTGTGTCATTTAGATTCTAAGATTCTATTATATGAATGCTATTTGATTTTGGTATTAATTGTTCATTTATCTGGAAGTTTTTTGAAGCTTTACCCAAATTCTTCTAATATCAAAAGAGTTGAAAAGTTCATCAATTTGCACTTGTAGATCCTACCTAAGAATATGCAATTTGACGTACAGGAATTACAGATAAAGGAATAGTGGCAATTGGAAATGGTCTTTCTTCACTACAGTCCTTGGATTTATCATATTGCAGAAAGTTGACAGATAAAGGATTGCTAGTTGTTGCTAGGGGTTGTCCTAAACTACTAAGCCTGCATCTTGCTGGCTGCAGACTTGTTACTGACGAAGTTTTACGAGCCCTTTCCAAGAATTGCCCCAATATAGAGGAATTGGGCCTCCAAGGATGTACCAATATAACTGATTCAGGACTTGCAGACCTTGTGAGTGGGTGTCGTGAGATCATGTTTTTAGACATCAATAAATGCAGTAATATAGGAGATATTGGGGTTTCCAGTGTTTCAGAGGCATGTGCAACTTCCTTAAAGACACTCAAGTTGTTGGATTGCTACAAAATTGGGAATGCATCAATACTATCTCTGGCCAGATTCTGCAAAAATCTTGAAACTCTGATAATTGGTGGCTGTCGTGACATCACTGATGAATCAATACAATCACTAGCCACCGCTTGTGAAGACAGCCTCAAGAACTTGCGGATGGACTGGTGTTTAAACATCTCTAATTCTTCATTAAGCTGTATCCTCATCAAGTGCAGAAACCTAGAAGCACTCGACATTGGTTGCTGCGAGGAGGTATCAGATGCTGCCTTCGAGGGTTTAACCAGTAGACAAACAGAGTTGACCTTGAAGGTTTTGAAGGTTAATAATTGTCCTAAGATCACAGTGGCTGGCATAGGCTGGCTTCTAGACAAATGCAACTCTTTGGAGTACCTGGATGTGAGGTCATGCCCACATATTACAGAGTCAGGTTTGCAATTTCCTGATTACTGTAAAGTAAACTTTACAGGAAATTTATCCAAGCCCAACGTGCTACTTTGAAGATTTGGGATCCTTCTATTTACATTAAAAAGCAAGCACTGTCCTTGCATCTAAATTTCTCAGAACATGTTTGTAAATTTATGTTAATTGTCTTTCTATTGCTGTTTTTCCTTCCCTGGTTCTTTATATTAGATAGTCTTGTAACTTGTTTTTTTGGTCTTGTCTTGACATGAATGAAAGAATAATTATTCGTTCAATATCTCAAGAATGCATTGCAtgcacagattttttttttttgccttatGGATGGTAGACATGAAGCTCGTAAATAGAAGTATCATTAATGATGCTAACGCTGGACGTGACAAACAATAGTTGCATGTTTTCTTGTCAAGTTGGTGCAGCAGCATAATGAATGCTCAACTTAGTTTTAAAATGTAATATTCCCCTCCAACAGCCAAAGCATAATGAATTCTTCAACTTAGTTTTCAAAGATTCTCTCTTTCCCTGGTTGCTAGAAACTGCCAAACAGTTGTTGTTATTATTAgttatctttttctttttggttGCTAGAGATGCCAACCAGTTAGAATGTGGTCTAATATGGGTTTGGTAGGGTTGCTACCTAGCTGGTGTAAAGAGATTCCTTAATCATTTAGGGACAATGCTTGGAAATAATTAGTACTTCTGCAGCTGCAGTGGGTTTTAATTGCATGAATAATGCAAAAGAAGGTTCATGCTTATTTGATAAGCTATGTTGGTGGTGCTTTTGAGGTTGTTTACTTGTTTGTCTTGTTCTCtctttcttgctctgttttttccCTTCATATCCTTATTTGCGTTTGTATAACAAATGGTCTTCAATTAAAGATGCATTGAATTTTGGGGAAATAGGTTTCCTTCCACCTTAATATTGACTTCATTCATGGAACTTACATCAAAAACCCTTTATCTACATTTTTGTGTAAATCAACTAAAAGGAAGATAAATTTCGTAAACTTGATAACACTCGAAATTTGGACAAGGTAACCAACCTCTCTACCACATCTCTGCCCGAGATTCTTACTTTTGAACTTTTACTATTGAACCTTAATTCTTGTGGAGTGTTTTGTACGAGGATTGAGTTGATGGGATTGGTCAAGATGAGTTTAGATTAAAGTAATGTTGAATTCAAGTGTTCAAATGATTCaagattatttttaaataaagttaaaaAGTAAGGTTTACTTGTAAACATAAACCACCATGTTATTGTTAAGGGGCATCACTGATGCCCAACACAACAAGGAGGTGACATACTATTATTGGTGTAATCTAATATCGGTtcccacttatttgaatttaataagtattatgaggtaTTGCTAATTAATCATGGAGTCCCACCTCATGTAATATTGGACACCTTAAAATGCCAAATAACAacactaaaaaataaattacTTGAATTTGACATTCCCATCCCCCAAGATATTAAACCCCCTAACAAAGAGCCGCTTGTACTTATACCAGTTATGAGTTTAGTAATCCTAAGCTACGTTATTTAGCTAATATTAACTTTGATACTAATATAGATTATAGTCAACAGTTTATTTTCTTGTCATGATATTAATACTATGCACATGTTAAATGGCAACTCACGTATGACTATTCTGACAAATTATTGTAAACATAAAGAAACTAAAACAACCCAATTTGTCGTGCCTTTACCCTTAGACTTGCACTCTTAGCAGACAACCCCAGCTTGCCATGcaattctattattattattattatgtatcgATAACATTATCATGTGAACTATAGATCAATCATTCATGTCAAAAGTTTCAGAAACAAATAAATGAACGAGCTTAACTTATTATGGGGACAATCAAGGTTTGACTCTCCAGAGAGTTATATGGCTTGACTTGTAACAATCTAAAATATCATACCAtagtttatatattaattatgatAATTATACCCTGCAATTAATCATAAATTGGTAATAAAACCTAGTTTCTTGTTAATTAAAATTTCGGTGGAGAGTACGACAAGCAAGCCTATCAGGTAGTCATTAGCTGAACTACCCACTTTAGAGGGTAGCATGACAAAATTAATGGATACCCTTTAAAACTGGTTGACAAATGAAAGCAACTAGAAAATATTACTCTAATAAAATCACACCATTCAACTTCTAAAACAAGAGATCTAACGTTAAATTATCAGTTCTTTATTATTTAGTACCAATATACGTGATCTTACCAAAGATCATGTATATATTTATGTTAACGAGTAAGGATATCAGTACTCTAATTTTAGAGAAAATATCAGAGAACATTTTATGGAAATTTAAAGAAAGTTTATGAATATCATAAATATTtatgggtttatacttttttggactctgtattttttctcattacctgtttggactttgtgttttgacaaattactttttggaccctatgttttgtaaaatagttaaaatagaaccctaaaaccgattttggtcaatgttttctcaactaaaatcataaataatttaccaaactaacaatttagaacaaaaataaaatcattctgcttaaaaactgtgttgttatattcaattttttcttcatcaaaattgagtttagggttctattttaaccattttacaaaacataaggtccaaaaagtaatttgtcaaaacacagggtccaaacaggtaataggaaaaaacacagggtccaaaaaggtataaatccaatatttatttaaaaatataaaaatgcttgataaaaatattcaataatgcattaattgaaataattatttccaacaaaaattataaatctaATTTATATTCAATAATTCTTATTGcttattataataaaatgcatTCAGTTATTTAGAAACCATATTCCATATATACAACGTTAAATATATATTGATAATTGTTGaagcggttcttcgccaacaggtaattaagaaaagaagagaaaatgattagtgctaatgttgaaccgtaacagatgaatgatcttagaaaaatgaaatggtgactcaaagtacgttttttaagtggttcaagggttaaaatccttctactccactagtcaatattattgctatatgctagatatttgattacagggtatttcttacaagagagaatccaacccctatttactcccagggtctccatatttataggagaaggcacctgtgagttggtaagaaggtcatctcatgaccttcttacctatcgtatcaagtctgtgacattcatgattaatttctaaacctgacacataagtgtggtcaaatcaataggtaaggagataatgggccgcacggcccaacccagtcgtgggtgtctgaatacgcacgttcctgctgcgtgtccgagaagtcaggggcatatcagacacatgaagtctgatatatgcacgtttaccttgcgtgtgttgactttacaaagggtcatagcctccaactccagctcgtaccacgagctggatacttaactcaaccttcggccttcagagtccggactcagttcttaggcaatcttggcgaacccttgggttacctcgagctaaggaggcatgatcttatgacggcagctccggttttggggatgtccacgagataatcatgattaggctgcagctcagctcgctaatcagcccgtcggaaaatcagggcgtacaataatATTCTTACAAACGTGATATTTATAtccatatatctcttctataatATATGTGTAGATAAATAAATctttttgttttaacagtttaTTTTGCTAACTTTAACGTAACATGAATAAacatttaaaactaacttaaaaatagatatttatcaattatattaatataaattcaaatattataagaaaatattattataataatatttaatataagactacatatatctcttatatataaaaaaaaatgagtagataatgaaaattcttgattttaatagttttttttttaaaaattattaactttaacgaaatattcttatatttaacagaatattcttatatttaaaatttagattgtaaacataatttaaatttagataaaattaaataaataaataaataattaaacaaattaaaataagatattttacaataataattatttaaaaataataaaaccaaacattttataacttaaatgaaatttaattaaacttaaacttgacttattagaataatatcatattaaacaattaatataatataatataatatattatcaATTGGcgacaaacataaatttaaaatccacgtataatattaatcttatattaaacatataatatataatctcttgttgtcattgacaaattcaaaaactagaacaaacataaacttaaacacaaattaattaaaataatatatttttaagatat
It encodes the following:
- the LOC133818880 gene encoding F-box/LRR-repeat protein 4, with the translated sequence MATEVLPMPATVCINDALTDDELRSVLAKLESEQDKELFGLVCKRWLRLQSTERKKLFARAGPHMLERMAARFSRLLELDLSQSVSRSFYPGVTDSDLSVIADGFECLRVLNLQNCKGITDKGIVAIGNGLSSLQSLDLSYCRKLTDKGLLVVARGCPKLLSLHLAGCRLVTDEVLRALSKNCPNIEELGLQGCTNITDSGLADLVSGCREIMFLDINKCSNIGDIGVSSVSEACATSLKTLKLLDCYKIGNASILSLARFCKNLETLIIGGCRDITDESIQSLATACEDSLKNLRMDWCLNISNSSLSCILIKCRNLEALDIGCCEEVSDAAFEGLTSRQTELTLKVLKVNNCPKITVAGIGWLLDKCNSLEYLDVRSCPHITESGLQFPDYCKVNFTGNLSKPNVLL